The following nucleotide sequence is from Halanaerobiales bacterium.
CTTGCATTCTATTTGTGCAAAATGTGATAAAAAAGTATGTAACACTGATTTAGATGATTATCCTGAATGGTGTCCTCAGTCTAAGGGGAAATGGTTAAGTAAAGCATTAGAAGAATATAAAAAAGAAGAAAATAAAAAATTATATAAAACTGCTGCTCATATAGAAACTACCGGTTATAAAGAGTGGCCCAGATTAAAAGAAATAGCTGAATATGCAATTTCAGCTGGTTTTAATAATATTGGA
It contains:
- a CDS encoding DUF1847 domain-containing protein, whose protein sequence is MHSICAKCDKKVCNTDLDDYPEWCPQSKGKWLSKALEEYKKEENKKLYKTAAHIETTGYKEWPRLKEIAEYAISAGFNNIG